In Tripterygium wilfordii isolate XIE 37 chromosome 15, ASM1340144v1, whole genome shotgun sequence, one DNA window encodes the following:
- the LOC120016345 gene encoding NAD(P)H-quinone oxidoreductase subunit S, chloroplastic, which translates to MHLVSPKNFLLEETMAHSITLPSLQGHLKSHFFGQTILSDRPGRSSFPLSRHQSRFPCAKFNLSELLGGRGLCNGEEGIEKELKKSMEEPSSSSAAADVKNEENSTSLAISGADSVPEDGFDKEMMGLTGGFPGGETGLQRFIQENPPPKNQSGADSGNEVEINTSKKPKPPELPLLMPGMIAIVKNPNNPFYMYCGIVQRITDGKAGVLFEGGNWDRLVTFRLEELERREKGPPMKNPKSCILESMIEQDSK; encoded by the coding sequence ATGCACCTTGTTTCCCCCAAAAACTTTCTTCTGGAAGAAACCATGGCTCATTCAATCACCCTCCCAAGCCTTCAAGGCCACCTTAAATCCCACTTTTTTGGCCAAACCATCCTCTCCGATCGCCCTGGCCGATCCTCTTTTCCACTTTCCAGGCACCAATCAAGGTTTCCATGTGCCAAATTCAACCTGTCAGAGCTCTTGGGGGGCAGGGGACTCTGCAATGGAGAGGAAGGGATAGAAAAGGAGCTAAAGAAAAGCATGGAagaaccatcatcatcatcagcagcaGCAGATGTGAAGAATGAAGAGAATTCAACTAGTTTGGCAATATCGGGAGCTGATAGTGTTCCGGAAGATGGTTTTGATAAGGAAATGATGGGACTAACTGGGGGATTCCCAGGAGGAGAAACTGGTCTCCAGAGATTCATCCAGGAAAACCCACCACCAAAAAATCAGTCGGGTGCAGATTCAGGTAATGAAGTAGAGATTAATACCTCTAAGAAGCCGAAACCACCTGAATTGCCACTTTTAATGCCTGGAATGATTGCTATTGTGAAGAACCCAAATAATCCATTCTACATGTACTGTGGCATTGTCCAACGCATCACCGATGGGAAGGCAGGGGTTCTTTTTGAGGGAGGAAACTGGGATCGATTAGTCACTTTCCGGCTTGAAGAGCTCGAGCGCAGGGAAAAGGGTCCTCCAATGAAGAATCCAAAGTCCTGCATACTTGAAAGCATGATAGAACAAGACTCAAAGTGA
- the LOC119979950 gene encoding uncharacterized protein LOC119979950, translated as MGNCMKTCKQTEQEDDLKFDFEEEKDGKAEAGESLKGSSGFGSSGGVRVKLVLTKEELESLLFQLKRNSGGGGGEKLSLEIALREIERGRERVKVVEESTWKPSLESIIETPE; from the coding sequence ATGGGGAATTGCATGAAGACGTGTAAGCAAACAGAGCAAGAAGATGACctgaaatttgattttgaagaagaaaaagatgggAAAGCAGAAGCAGGTGAGTCCTTGAAGGGAAGTAGTGGGTTTGGTTCATCAGGAGGTGTAAGGGTAAAGCTCGTGCTCACAAAAGAAGAGTTGGAATCGTTGTTGTTTCAATTGAAGCGCAAtagtggaggaggaggaggagaaaaattGTCACTAGAAATTGCTTtgagagagattgagagagggagggagagagttAAAGTTGTTGAAGAATCAACATGGAAACCTTCCTTGGAGAGCATCATTGAGACCCCAgaatga
- the LOC120016418 gene encoding UDP-glycosyltransferase TURAN-like isoform X2, protein MSMPTILRKPPDFFRPTSLEEKHKRNSSVSLPHVHDCVSDEGTIGLDNHVFDETLFITQVGADVLLKPNRPSVIVSNDIFPSWPG, encoded by the exons ATGTCCATGCCAACAATATTGCGAAAG CCCCCTGATTTTTTTCGTCCTACTTCACTTGAAGAAAAGCATAAG AGAAACAGCTCAGTTAGCCTGCCTCATGTTCATGATTGTGTTAGCGATG AAGGAACCATTGGATTGGACAACCATGTTTTTGATGAAACTTTATTTATCACCCAAGTTGGTGCAGATGTTCTATTAAAGCCAAATCGGCCATCGGTTATTGTTAGCAAT GATATTTTCCCTTCTTGGCCGGGTTGA
- the LOC120016418 gene encoding uncharacterized protein LOC120016418 isoform X1: MYCLEPFGHESEKLLLNVLRMQYGKVNICSILFGLWSSKTTCPCQQYCESPLIFFVLLHLKKSIRETAQLACLMFMIVLAMKEPLDWTTMFLMKLYLSPKLVQMFY; encoded by the exons ATGTACTGTCTCGAGCCTTTCGGCCACGAATCTGAAAAACTTCTCCTAAACGTACTCAGAATGCAATATGGGAAAGTGAATATATGTTCTATactgtttggactttggagttcTAAAA CGACATGTCCATGCCAACAATATTGCGAAAG CCCCCTGATTTTTTTCGTCCTACTTCACTTGAAGAAAAGCATAAG AGAAACAGCTCAGTTAGCCTGCCTCATGTTCATGATTGTGTTAGCGATG AAGGAACCATTGGATTGGACAACCATGTTTTTGATGAAACTTTATTTATCACCCAAGTTGGTGCAGATGTTCTATTAA
- the LOC120016418 gene encoding uncharacterized protein LOC120016418 isoform X3, with translation MAGMLLNLLGDGVFDLLWVFGLIHSLVAISRLSLMVVKGALISAAMPGNQPQVHNIISTLGEEKLHVLSRAFRPRI, from the exons ATGGCTGGCATGCTCCTTAATTTGTTAGGGGATGGAGTCTTCGATTTGCTGTGGGTGTTTGGCCTGATTCATAGCTTGGTTGCGATCAGTCGGCTCAG TTTGATGGTGGTCAAGGGAGCACTTATATCAGCTGCTATGCCTGGAAACCAACCACAAGTTCATAATATTATATCCACACTAG GAGAAGAAAAATTACATGTACTGTCTCGAGCCTTTCGGCCACGAATCTGA
- the LOC120015949 gene encoding RING-H2 finger protein ATL20-like gives MNRREFKPRTKPYILLSSLPRSPMAPFELCIFFLFLLSFIQISIGVEDCQSVCDGNIFGGNPVVRFPFQFKTGSKTSRCGFPGFDLACDKNGFSILTLPHAGQFVVEYIDYRSQSIWFNDPGFCLPKRLLDSSFNLSDTPFIEEYNRYFTFLNCSDSSDGSNSQMILPQSRYLSCLSQENYTAWALPTDVYESQGAIYPSCTVISKTVYVPVPWLRWTDLSAGSRLLWVEPDCKECEEAGGTCGFAGDSGLDIGCFNLPKDGGIPRSAKYGIAIGIGIPGLLCLIGLVGYLYGRVKSYSQRHRAVSTEFSSSIAPQPVIIVSGLDGQTIEKFPKTLLGESRRLPRPGDNTCPICLAEYQPKETIRTIPECNHYFHAVCIDEWLRMNPTCPLCRKSPDSSSRITPSCSASSSSTSLPSSP, from the exons ATGAACCGCAGAGAATTCAAACCTCGCACGAAGCCTTATATCCTCCTCTCTTCACTGCCGAGGTCTCCAATGGCTCCTTTTGAACTCTGCATCTTCTTTTTGTTCCTCCTCTCATTTATTCAGATTTCAATAGGCGTCGAAGACTGCCAGAGCGTATGCGACGGCAACATATTCGGCGGCAATCCTGTCGTTCGCTTCCCTTTTCAGTTCAAAACCGGCTCTAAAACCTCTCGATGTGGGTTCCCGGGATTCGATCTCGCCTGCGACAAAAACGGGTTTTCGATCCTCACTCTACCTCACGCTGGTCAATTCGTGGTCGAATATATCGATTACAGGTCCCAATCTATTTGGTTCAACGACCCTGGTTTCTGCCTCCCCAAACGACTTCTTGATTCCTCATTCAATCTCTCTGACACTCCCTTCATCGAAGAGTACAATCGCTACTTCACTTTCCTTAATTGCTCTGATTCAAGTGATGGGTCGAATTCGCAGATGATTTTGCCTCAGTCACGGTATTTGTCTTGCTTAAGTCAAGAAAACTACACCGCTTGGGCACTCCCGACGGATGTGTACGAGTCACAGGGGGCGATATACCCGTCGTGTACGGTGATATCTAAGACGGTTTATGTTCCGGTTCCGTGGCTGCGGTGGACCGATCTTAGTGCCGGTTCGAGGTTGTTGTGGGTTGAACCGGACTGTAAAGAGTGCGAAGAGGCCGGTGGAACTTGCGGGTTCGCGGGTGATTCGGGTCTGGATATCGGTTGCTTCAATCTTCCCAAAGATGGTG GTATCCCAAGGAGTGCTAAATATGGCATTGCAATAGGCATAGGCATACCCGGACTCTTGTGTCTTATAGGCCTTGTAGGGTACCTCTACGGCAGAGTCAAGTCCTATAGCCAACGCCACCGGGCCGTCAGTACAGAATTTTCATCCTCAATTGCTCCACAGCCGGTGATCATTGTGTCCGGACTCGACGGCCAGACAATCGAGAAGTTCCCGAAGACATTGTTAGGCGAAAGCCGAAGGCTGCCGAGGCCCGGTGACAACACTTGCCCTATATGTCTAGCTGAGTACCAGCCCAAGGAAACAATAAGGACTATACCAGAATGTAACCATTACTTTCATGCTGTTTGCATTGATGAATGGCTAAGGATGAACCCAACATGTCCCTTGTGCCGGAAATCTCCGGACAGTTCCTCTCGAATCACGCCTTCTTGTTccgcatcttcatcttcaacatcGTTGCCGTCCTCACCCtaa
- the LOC119980018 gene encoding serine/arginine repetitive matrix protein 2-like, protein MYNGIGLQTPGGSGTNGYIQGNKFFVRPKTNKVDVNNKGFDVDQGTAGVTRKPNKDVLDHDCKRQIQLKLVKLEDNLIDQGYTDAEIAEKIEEARKTLQAAAAFEASGGPTAIVVADKKISDTQTHQIAARKEKQMEKLRAALGISLSEPHEPSGETRSDAELESGDKKKYKWWW, encoded by the exons ATGTACAACGGGATTGGGTTACAGACCCCAGGAGGGTCTGGAACTAATGGTTACATCCAGGGAAATAAGTTTTTTGTCAGGCCAAAGACGAACAAGGTGGATGTGAACAACAAGGGGTTTGATGTGGACCAAGGTACTGCGGGTGTGACCAGGAAACCAAACAAGGACGTACTTGATCATGACTGCAAGCGCCAAATCCAGCTCAAGCTTGTCAAGCTTGAAGATAACCTTATTGACCAGGGCTACACTGATGCAGAGATTGCCGAGAAGATTGAGGAGGCTCGAAAGACTCTTCAAGCGGCTGCTGCTTTTGAGGCAAGTGGTGGACCCACTGCTATTGTCGTTGCTGATAAGAA GATATCAGATACTCAGACTCATCAAATTGCTGCTAGAAAGGAGAAACAGATGGAGAAACTGAGAGCTGCCCTTGGGATCAGTTTGTCTGAACCTCATGAACCAAGTGGAGAGACGAGGAGTGACGCTGAGCTGGAAAGCGGAgataaaaagaaatacaaatggTGGTGGTAA